In one window of Agrobacterium larrymoorei DNA:
- the gcvA gene encoding transcriptional regulator GcvA: MPTTLPSLKGLQAFEAAARYRSVTLAANELSVTPGAISLLIRDLEARLDVQLFVRRPRNIQLTAEGERYYGSLKTAFLMMKEATAEITARSRISVLTLSCTPTFAAQWLMPRLPAFQEANPRLDVRISVTNRLIDFFKENVDIAIRHGSGHYEGLESLKLIDGSTLPVCAPGLIEKGGFLREVGDLKSFPLLHDENRNEWRRWLKTAGAEDVDASGGTVFIDSNGALDAAKAGYGVALTRRSLVAKELLEGTLLVPFEKEMSSALAYYLVYPQRMLDNPDVVTLRDWMLSQANSHVAGSL; encoded by the coding sequence ATGCCGACAACACTTCCTTCGTTAAAAGGCCTTCAGGCATTTGAAGCTGCGGCGCGATATCGTAGCGTTACACTGGCCGCGAACGAGCTAAGCGTCACACCTGGTGCAATCAGCCTGCTCATTCGCGATCTCGAGGCGCGGCTTGATGTTCAGCTTTTCGTTCGAAGACCGCGCAATATTCAATTGACCGCAGAAGGTGAACGCTACTACGGGTCGCTTAAGACCGCATTTTTGATGATGAAAGAGGCTACGGCAGAGATTACGGCCCGCTCCCGCATAAGCGTCCTGACTTTAAGCTGTACCCCAACCTTCGCCGCGCAGTGGCTGATGCCGCGTCTACCCGCTTTTCAGGAAGCAAATCCCCGACTGGATGTCCGTATCAGTGTGACCAATCGCTTGATCGATTTCTTCAAGGAAAACGTGGATATCGCGATCCGGCATGGGTCTGGTCATTATGAGGGACTTGAGAGCCTCAAGCTAATTGACGGCAGCACATTGCCGGTGTGTGCTCCCGGTCTTATTGAAAAAGGAGGTTTTCTACGTGAAGTGGGCGATCTAAAAAGCTTTCCTTTGCTTCATGACGAGAACCGTAACGAGTGGCGGCGTTGGCTGAAAACGGCCGGGGCGGAAGATGTGGATGCATCGGGTGGCACGGTGTTCATTGATAGCAATGGCGCTCTGGATGCTGCAAAGGCTGGATATGGTGTCGCCTTGACGCGGCGGTCTCTTGTAGCAAAAGAGCTTTTGGAAGGGACTCTCCTCGTGCCCTTCGAGAAAGAAATGTCCAGTGCTCTTGCCTATTATCTCGTTTACCCTCAACGGATGCTGGATAATCCAGATGTCGTGACGTTGCGGGACTGGATGCTTTCACAGGCAAATTCTCACGTAGCCGGTTCACTTTAG
- a CDS encoding DMT family transporter, with amino-acid sequence MSIQKQMGVQEWALLFALSILWGGSFFFIGIAVKELPPVTIVTLRVFIAALALLTVCRILGFSLPKKPQVLRAFFAMGLLNNIIPFCLIVWGQTHIASGVASILNATTPLFTVIVAHLLTADEKLSANKFAGVVIGFAGVATMIGPAALTGESSSLWGQLAILGAAISYSFAGIFGRRFKAMGVPPLVTATGQISASSIILIPLALIIDKPWTLAMPSGITWAALFGIALLSTALAYLIFFRILSSAGATNLALVTFLIPVSAILLGSLVLGEQLAAKHIIGMAMIAAGLIAIDGRLLRLTARKAT; translated from the coding sequence ATGTCGATACAAAAACAGATGGGCGTACAAGAATGGGCATTGCTCTTCGCACTCTCCATCCTTTGGGGCGGCTCATTCTTCTTCATAGGCATTGCCGTGAAAGAACTGCCACCGGTCACCATCGTCACCCTGCGCGTCTTCATCGCAGCCCTCGCGCTGCTCACCGTCTGCCGCATCCTCGGCTTCAGCCTGCCGAAAAAGCCCCAAGTGCTGCGCGCCTTCTTCGCCATGGGGCTCTTGAACAACATCATCCCCTTCTGCCTCATCGTCTGGGGCCAGACCCATATTGCCAGCGGCGTCGCCTCCATTCTCAACGCCACCACACCGCTCTTCACCGTCATCGTCGCCCATCTGCTGACGGCGGATGAGAAGCTCAGCGCCAACAAGTTCGCAGGCGTCGTCATCGGCTTTGCCGGTGTCGCGACCATGATCGGCCCTGCCGCCTTGACGGGTGAAAGCTCCAGCCTCTGGGGCCAGCTTGCCATTCTCGGCGCGGCCATCTCCTATTCCTTCGCGGGCATTTTCGGGCGGCGCTTCAAGGCCATGGGCGTGCCCCCGCTCGTCACCGCAACCGGCCAGATTTCCGCATCCAGCATCATCCTCATTCCGCTGGCGCTGATCATCGATAAGCCATGGACGCTCGCCATGCCGAGCGGCATCACCTGGGCCGCCCTCTTCGGCATCGCGCTGCTCTCGACAGCACTTGCCTATCTCATCTTCTTCCGTATCCTGTCCTCCGCAGGCGCAACCAACCTCGCCCTCGTCACCTTCCTCATTCCCGTCAGCGCCATATTGCTAGGCTCGCTGGTGCTGGGAGAACAGCTTGCGGCAAAACACATCATCGGCATGGCCATGATCGCCGCGGGCCTGATCGCCATCGATGGACGGTTGCTCCGGCTCACCGCACGCAAAGCGACTTGA
- a CDS encoding 3'-5' exonuclease — translation MKTIAIDFETANEERGSACSVGLAWIEDGVIQRVEERLIRPKDMRFSSFNIAVHGIRPHDVEDAPEFPEVMEEFIDDFRDATMIAHNAAFDFSVMRASFDKYRQSYPQLSYFCSVKMAQRVWPSLPSHKLNIIAHHLQLRFVHHNAAEDAVVCASAAIAAAKALSLQHVHEIPARIGMVAGRLHAMGYEPCTMRKRA, via the coding sequence TTGAAGACCATCGCCATCGATTTTGAAACCGCCAATGAGGAGCGCGGCAGCGCCTGCTCCGTGGGTTTGGCGTGGATTGAGGATGGGGTGATCCAGCGGGTCGAGGAACGGTTGATCCGGCCAAAGGATATGCGGTTTTCCTCCTTCAATATCGCCGTTCATGGCATTCGCCCGCATGATGTGGAAGACGCGCCGGAATTTCCCGAGGTGATGGAAGAGTTCATCGACGACTTCCGCGATGCGACGATGATTGCGCATAATGCCGCCTTCGATTTCAGCGTGATGCGCGCGAGCTTCGACAAATATCGCCAGAGCTACCCGCAGCTTTCCTATTTTTGCAGCGTGAAGATGGCGCAGCGCGTCTGGCCGTCCCTGCCATCGCACAAGCTGAATATCATCGCGCATCATTTGCAGTTGCGCTTCGTGCACCACAATGCGGCGGAGGATGCCGTCGTTTGTGCCTCGGCAGCCATTGCCGCCGCCAAGGCGCTTTCGCTGCAGCATGTGCATGAAATTCCGGCCAGGATCGGCATGGTGGCGGGGCGCCTTCATGCGATGGGCTATGAGCCCTGCACGATGCGAAAACGCGCATAA